Genomic segment of Candidatus Margulisiibacteriota bacterium:
GAACTGCCTATAACCAGCGCTCATGCTTTGCTGGTGCGGGATTTGCCGCCTATACACAAAGACCCTTTTGATCGTATCCTGATCGCGCAGGCTAAAGCGGAAGGCCTGCTGTTGCTGACCTCGGACAAAACGCTGACCCGGTACGACGCGCCGATCCTGTATGTTCCTAAAAAACCTCACTCCGGCGGAAAATTTTGGCTGGCAAATCGCCCGGGTTCCGCGTGAGATCCGCGGGAAACGCCGAACGCCTTTTGGCGGGGATTATTCAGCCTGGATTGACATTGTCTATACATTAGCGTAAAATGGGGTTTGTTATGGAGATCGTCTGGGACGAGAAAAAAAACAAACCGCTGTACATATGATATAATTTGATATGTGAGTAAATATGAAAAACTAGTGCAGAAGCTTTTGTCTGGCAGGCATGATAGTGCGTTTAGTTTTAGCGATATTACCAAACTATTGTTGACGCTGGGTTTCTCGGAGCGGATAAAGGGCAGTCATCATATTTACTATCATAGAGATATTGCGGAAATATTAAATATTCAGCCGAGAGGTTCGCAAGCCAAGCCGTATCAGGTTAAACAAGTGCGAGA
This window contains:
- a CDS encoding type II toxin-antitoxin system VapC family toxin, giving the protein ELPITSAHALLVRDLPPIHKDPFDRILIAQAKAEGLLLLTSDKTLTRYDAPILYVPKKPHSGGKFWLANRPGSA
- a CDS encoding type II toxin-antitoxin system HicA family toxin — encoded protein: MSKYEKLVQKLLSGRHDSAFSFSDITKLLLTLGFSERIKGSHHIYYHRDIAEILNIQPRGSQAKPYQVKQVRDIVVKYRLEAPNE